A genomic segment from Streptomyces sp. NBC_00654 encodes:
- a CDS encoding aromatase/cyclase, whose protein sequence is MPEQAGREAAHEITVLASAAEVYRLLAEVENWPRLFPPSVYVEYLERDGNQERIRIWATANGEAKNWTSRRELDPEGLRITFRQEVSAPPVAEMSGTWVIEPLGDNETRLRLLHEYRAIDDDPEGLRWIDQAVDRNSRAELPAVKAGLEEATRARALTLSFVDSVRAQGSAKDLYDFVNEARLWTERLPHVSEVKLTEDTPGLQVLRMHTRAKDGSTHLTESVRVCFPHQRIVYKQTTLPALMTLHTGYWRFDEEPDGTATASSQHTVVIKEENITAILGPDAGIPEAREFIREALGTNSRATLAHARTYAEARR, encoded by the coding sequence ATGCCCGAGCAAGCCGGCCGTGAGGCCGCCCACGAGATCACCGTCCTGGCGAGTGCCGCCGAGGTCTACCGACTGCTCGCCGAGGTCGAGAACTGGCCGCGGCTGTTCCCGCCGTCGGTGTACGTCGAGTACCTGGAGCGGGACGGGAACCAGGAGCGGATACGTATCTGGGCCACCGCCAACGGCGAGGCGAAGAACTGGACTTCGCGCCGGGAACTCGATCCGGAAGGACTGCGCATCACCTTCCGCCAGGAGGTCTCCGCACCTCCCGTCGCCGAGATGAGCGGCACCTGGGTCATCGAGCCCCTCGGCGACAACGAGACCCGGCTGCGGCTGCTGCACGAGTACCGGGCGATCGACGACGATCCCGAGGGCCTGCGGTGGATCGACCAGGCCGTGGACCGCAACAGCCGGGCCGAACTCCCCGCCGTCAAGGCCGGACTGGAGGAGGCCACGCGGGCCCGGGCGCTGACGCTCTCGTTCGTGGACTCCGTACGGGCCCAAGGGTCCGCGAAGGATCTCTACGACTTCGTCAACGAGGCCAGGCTGTGGACCGAACGGCTCCCGCACGTCAGCGAGGTGAAACTGACCGAGGACACCCCGGGACTCCAGGTGCTGCGGATGCACACCCGCGCCAAGGACGGCTCCACGCACCTCACCGAATCGGTCCGGGTGTGCTTCCCGCACCAGCGGATCGTGTACAAGCAGACCACGCTGCCCGCGCTGATGACCCTGCACACCGGGTACTGGCGGTTCGACGAGGAGCCGGACGGAACCGCCACCGCGAGTTCCCAGCACACGGTGGTGATCAAGGAGGAGAACATCACCGCGATCCTCGGCCCCGACGCCGGAATCCCCGAGGCCAGGGAGTTCATCAGGGAAGCGCTCGGAACCAACAGCCGGGCGACGCTCGCCCACGCCCGGACGTACGCGGAAGCACGGCGCTGA
- a CDS encoding acyl carrier protein: MPADAFTLEHLKTILREGAGTDESVDLDADIIDTAFEDLGYESLALLETAGRIERELAISLDEEVLARARTPRELIDLVNTHLPAARAL, translated from the coding sequence ATGCCCGCCGACGCATTCACCCTCGAACATCTCAAGACCATCCTGCGGGAGGGCGCGGGTACGGACGAGAGCGTCGACCTCGACGCGGACATCATCGACACCGCCTTCGAGGACCTCGGATACGAATCGCTCGCCCTGCTGGAGACCGCCGGCCGGATCGAGCGGGAACTCGCCATCAGCCTGGACGAAGAGGTACTGGCCAGAGCCCGCACCCCGCGCGAGCTGATCGATCTCGTCAACACCCATCTGCCCGCCGCGCGGGCGCTCTGA
- a CDS encoding SDR family oxidoreductase produces the protein MSAPPPRTGADTDVVIVGAGPVGLLLAGDLRTHGVRVHVVEQLAVPMSESRASTLHARTMELFAERGILDRLGTLPDGGPGHFGGIRLDLRAADPGHPYAGQWKCPQTRVETVLQERAVGLGAVVRRDRRLVRLADRDGRVLVGTVTADGRREQLTGSYAVGCDGWRSTVRRLAGFDFAGRAATREMLRADVAGIDVPDRRFERLPKGLATAHRWPDGSTRVMVHVFGAAPEERTGEPGFDEIAGAWAEVTGEHIGHGQPLWLNAFDNALRQVTHYRRGRVLLAGDAAHVQMPVGGMALNLGLQDAAELGGRLAGRLAGTAGDELLDGYGRIRHAVGARTLTHIQAQSFLLLGGHEVEGLRETFTGLMGSGDVRRRLSRVISGLDSPPPSRPIGRRAAPRPTTAPSPTTAPPSTTPSDNRSSRMGRLTNKTALVTGSSRGIGRATAQRLAEEGALVAVHYSSNEDAAAETVRLIERDGGRAFPVRAELGVPGDVHELFLGLERGLKERTGGTTLDILVNNAGRTSPDIAPEDVTPEEFDRLFAVNAKAPYFIVLRALPLLSDGGRVINISSGLTRFANPVQAAYAMTKGAIEQISLHFARHLAPRGITVNSVAPGITDNGSPVFAIPEAVEQMAQLSAFKRVGAAVDVADVVTFLATDEARWVTGAFIDASGGTLLG, from the coding sequence ATGTCCGCACCGCCGCCCCGGACCGGGGCCGACACCGATGTGGTGATCGTCGGCGCCGGCCCCGTCGGACTGCTGCTCGCCGGGGACCTGCGCACACACGGCGTACGGGTCCATGTGGTCGAGCAACTGGCCGTACCGATGAGTGAGTCGCGGGCATCCACCCTGCACGCCCGCACGATGGAACTGTTCGCCGAACGCGGCATCCTGGACCGGCTCGGAACCCTCCCGGACGGGGGGCCGGGACACTTCGGCGGCATCCGGCTCGACCTGAGGGCGGCCGACCCCGGCCATCCGTACGCCGGACAGTGGAAGTGCCCCCAGACCCGCGTCGAGACGGTGCTCCAGGAGCGGGCCGTCGGACTCGGCGCGGTCGTACGGCGCGACCGGCGGCTGGTCCGTCTCGCCGACCGGGACGGCCGGGTGCTGGTCGGGACCGTCACGGCGGACGGCAGAAGGGAACAGCTGACGGGCTCCTACGCGGTCGGCTGCGACGGCTGGCGTTCCACCGTACGACGGCTCGCCGGGTTCGACTTCGCCGGCCGGGCGGCGACCCGGGAGATGCTGCGCGCCGATGTCGCGGGCATCGACGTCCCGGACCGGCGGTTCGAGCGGCTGCCCAAGGGCCTGGCCACCGCCCACCGCTGGCCGGACGGCAGTACCCGGGTGATGGTGCATGTGTTCGGCGCCGCCCCCGAGGAACGCACGGGTGAGCCGGGCTTCGACGAGATCGCCGGGGCCTGGGCGGAGGTGACGGGGGAGCACATCGGCCATGGACAGCCGCTGTGGCTGAACGCCTTCGACAACGCCCTGCGCCAGGTCACGCACTACCGCCGGGGCCGGGTGCTCCTCGCCGGGGACGCCGCGCACGTGCAGATGCCGGTCGGCGGGATGGCGCTCAACCTGGGGCTCCAGGACGCCGCCGAACTCGGCGGCCGGCTGGCCGGCCGGCTCGCGGGGACGGCCGGTGACGAACTGCTCGACGGCTACGGCCGGATACGCCATGCCGTCGGCGCCCGGACACTCACCCATATCCAGGCGCAGTCGTTCCTGCTGCTCGGCGGGCACGAGGTGGAGGGGCTCCGGGAGACCTTCACCGGGCTGATGGGATCCGGCGACGTCCGCCGGCGGCTGTCCCGGGTGATCAGCGGACTCGACAGCCCGCCGCCTTCCCGGCCCATCGGGCGACGGGCCGCACCACGTCCCACCACCGCACCATCTCCCACCACCGCACCACCTTCCACGACCCCTTCGGACAACAGGAGTTCCAGGATGGGCAGGCTGACAAACAAGACCGCGCTGGTGACCGGGTCGAGCCGGGGAATCGGCCGGGCCACGGCTCAGCGGCTGGCCGAGGAGGGCGCTCTGGTCGCCGTGCACTACTCCTCCAACGAGGACGCCGCGGCGGAGACCGTACGCCTGATCGAGCGCGACGGCGGCCGGGCCTTCCCGGTGCGGGCCGAACTCGGAGTGCCCGGCGATGTGCACGAGCTGTTCCTCGGTCTGGAGCGGGGGCTCAAGGAGCGCACCGGCGGGACCACGCTCGACATCCTGGTCAACAACGCGGGCCGGACCTCCCCGGACATCGCGCCCGAGGATGTCACTCCCGAGGAGTTCGACCGGCTCTTCGCGGTGAACGCGAAGGCCCCGTACTTCATCGTGCTGCGTGCCCTGCCGCTGCTCTCCGACGGCGGTCGCGTCATCAACATCTCGTCGGGACTGACCCGGTTCGCCAACCCGGTCCAGGCGGCGTACGCGATGACCAAGGGCGCGATCGAGCAGATCTCGCTGCACTTCGCGCGGCACCTCGCCCCGCGCGGCATCACCGTCAACAGCGTGGCGCCGGGCATCACCGACAACGGCAGCCCGGTGTTCGCCATCCCCGAGGCCGTCGAGCAGATGGCCCAGCTGTCGGCGTTCAAGAGGGTCGGCGCGGCGGTGGACGTCGCGGACGTCGTGACGTTTCTGGCCACCGACGAGGCCCGTTGGGTCACCGGGGCGTTCATCGACGCGAGCGGCGGAACCCTCCTGGGCTGA
- a CDS encoding LLM class flavin-dependent oxidoreductase encodes MHVGILFDLRNPDAWHRPWADHYARSLEFCEEADRRGADGIWFTEHHLFEDGYLPQPLTFAAAAAARTRHVRIGTAVMLPNLRRPAQLAEDAAIVDLISGGRLELGMGAGYRVPEYDLFGADFGHRFSSVERNIREVRRLWEEGGITPGPVQRPVPLWGGFYGPRGARIAGRLGIGLLHISTEMFPHYRAGLVEGGHDPADARVSDLLPVILADDPDAAWPRVAPHLAHQMNSYRQLSVQGTDQPRPPLLRPEDFPDSPGDNGWATLEILTPEDAAARIHERTRGLPVKHLIFWASVAGMPDDLVARNIELISERLPALLAKLSGHGAPGTERDKVSAGG; translated from the coding sequence ATGCACGTCGGAATACTCTTCGATCTGCGCAACCCGGACGCCTGGCACCGGCCGTGGGCCGACCACTACGCCCGCTCACTGGAATTCTGCGAGGAGGCGGATCGGCGCGGCGCGGACGGCATCTGGTTCACGGAACACCATCTCTTCGAGGACGGCTATCTGCCGCAGCCGCTGACGTTCGCCGCCGCCGCGGCGGCGAGGACCCGCCACGTACGTATCGGCACCGCCGTGATGCTGCCGAATCTGCGCAGGCCCGCCCAGCTCGCGGAGGACGCCGCGATCGTGGACCTGATCAGCGGCGGCAGGCTGGAGCTCGGGATGGGCGCCGGCTACCGGGTGCCCGAGTACGACCTGTTCGGCGCCGACTTCGGTCACCGGTTCAGCAGTGTCGAGCGGAACATCCGTGAGGTGCGCAGGCTGTGGGAGGAGGGCGGCATCACCCCGGGCCCGGTCCAGCGCCCGGTGCCGCTGTGGGGCGGGTTCTACGGTCCGCGCGGCGCACGCATCGCCGGCCGGCTCGGCATCGGTCTGCTGCACATCTCCACCGAGATGTTCCCGCACTACCGGGCGGGTCTGGTGGAGGGAGGCCATGATCCCGCCGACGCACGCGTCTCGGACCTGCTGCCGGTCATCCTGGCCGACGACCCCGATGCGGCCTGGCCCCGGGTCGCCCCGCATCTGGCCCATCAGATGAACAGCTACCGGCAGCTGTCGGTGCAGGGCACCGACCAGCCGAGGCCGCCGCTGCTCCGGCCGGAGGACTTCCCGGACAGCCCCGGTGACAACGGCTGGGCCACACTGGAGATCCTCACCCCGGAGGACGCCGCCGCCCGGATCCATGAGCGGACCAGGGGACTTCCGGTCAAGCACCTCATCTTCTGGGCGAGCGTCGCCGGTATGCCCGACGACCTCGTGGCCCGGAACATCGAGCTGATCAGCGAACGGCTGCCGGCCCTGCTCGCGAAGCTGTCCGGCCACGGGGCCCCGGGAACGGAGCGGGACAAGGTGTCGGCCGGTGGCTGA
- the fabG gene encoding 3-oxoacyl-ACP reductase FabG, with protein MPDIAARVALVTGATSGIGLASARLLAQQGHRVFLCARDEEAVAETVKALRAEGLDVDGTTGDVRSREDIAEVVRAAVARFGTIDVLVNNAGRSGGGVTADIADDLWADVIATNLTSVFTMTREVLNAGGMRAKNRGRIINIASTAGKQGVVLGAPYSASKHGVVGFTKALGNELAPTGVTVNAVCPGYVETPMAQRVRQGYADAYDTTEDAILQKFRAKIPLGRYSTPEEVAGLVGYLASDPAASITAQALNVCGGLGNF; from the coding sequence ATGCCAGACATCGCTGCCAGGGTCGCCCTGGTCACCGGTGCGACCAGCGGAATCGGTCTCGCCTCGGCCCGCCTGCTCGCCCAGCAGGGACACCGGGTGTTCCTCTGCGCCCGGGACGAGGAAGCGGTCGCGGAGACCGTCAAGGCCCTCCGGGCCGAAGGCCTCGACGTGGACGGCACGACGGGCGACGTACGGTCCCGGGAGGACATCGCGGAGGTGGTGCGGGCCGCGGTCGCCCGGTTCGGGACGATCGACGTCCTGGTCAACAACGCGGGCCGCAGCGGCGGCGGGGTGACCGCCGACATCGCGGACGACCTCTGGGCCGATGTCATCGCGACCAATCTGACCAGTGTCTTCACGATGACCCGCGAGGTGCTCAACGCCGGTGGCATGCGGGCGAAGAACCGGGGGCGGATCATCAACATCGCCTCCACCGCGGGCAAGCAGGGCGTGGTGCTCGGCGCCCCCTACTCGGCGTCCAAGCACGGTGTCGTCGGCTTCACCAAGGCACTGGGCAACGAACTCGCGCCGACCGGCGTCACGGTCAACGCGGTGTGCCCCGGCTATGTGGAGACCCCGATGGCACAGCGGGTCCGGCAGGGCTACGCGGACGCGTACGACACCACCGAGGACGCCATCCTGCAGAAGTTCCGGGCCAAGATCCCGCTCGGCCGGTACTCCACGCCCGAGGAGGTGGCGGGCCTGGTCGGCTATCTCGCCTCGGATCCGGCGGCCTCGATCACCGCCCAGGCGCTGAACGTGTGCGGCGGGCTCGGCAACTTCTGA